In the Leptotrichia sp. oral taxon 223 genome, ACATAACATTTGAGGTTTCAGGCAATTTATCAAGATGTTTTTTGATTTCATTTTTTAATATTGTTTCACATTCTGCTTTATCAACATTGTGAATATCCACTTCTGGTTCAATTATTGGAACAAGTCCTGCTGCAATAATTTTGTTTGCAATTTCAAACTGCTGATCTACAACTTTTTCAATTCCTGTTTGTGATGCCTTTTTTATAACAGAACGCATTTTTGTCCCAAAAATGTGTCTTTCATTTGCTCTTTTCAAAAGTTCATCCAATTCTGGCATTGGTTTCATTATTTGAACCCCATCTTCTAATTCTTCAAGTCCTTTGTCAACTTTTAAGAATGGCAAAACTTTCTTTTCTTCCCACAAGAAATTTGCTGTATATTTTCCATCAATTTTTCTATCCATAGTTTGCTCAAATAAAATAGCACCCAAAATTTTTGTATCGTTAAATGCTGGACTTTTTATAATTCTAGTTCTCATTTTATGAATCAAGTCAAACATCTCTGCATCATTTGAATACTCACTTTCGTCAATTCCATACAATTTCAATGCTTTCGGAGTGCTTCCTCCACTTTGATCCAATGCTGCAATAAATCCTTTTCCATTTCTCATTTTTTCCAATCTTTCTTTCATCGTAAATTCCTCCCAAATCAAAATAATTTGATTTACAAACTTTTTATCTCTATCTTTATCATAGCACTTTTTCTAAAAAAGTCAATTAAAATTTATAAATAAAAATTAGCAATATGCAAATGGACTTTAATTCAAGCCAAGAAATTGCTTTTTAAATATATTTCTCAAAATTTCCTTTAATTTCCCCATTGATTAGACTTTTTTTTTATGATATAATTTTTCATATAATTAATTTAGGAGGAAAAAATGGGAAGACATGGTACAATAGCTGGGCGTAAGGAAGCACAGGATAAAAAAAGAGCCGCATCATTCACAAAACTTGTCAGACTTATAACAGTTGCAGCAAGAGGTGGAGAAAATCCTGAATTTAACGTTGCCCTAAAACATGCAATCGAAAAAGCAAAGGCAATCAATATGCCTAATGACAACATTAACAGAGCAATCAAGAAAGGAGCAGGAACTGACGGCTCAACAGCCTTTGAAACATTAAATTACGAAGGTTACGGCCCTGCGGGAGTTGCAATCATTGTAGAAGCTCTTACAGATAACAAAAACAGAACTGCTTCATCTGTAAAAATGGCTTTTGATAGAAATGGCGGAAACCTCGGAGTTTCTGGATCAGTTTCATATATGTTCGGAAGAAAAGGTGAAATTATCATTGAAAAAACTGACGACATTGATGAAGAAGCATTAATGGAAGTAGCGCTTGAAGCTGGAATGGAAGATATGGAAACTTTGGAAGACAGTTTTTACATTACAACTGAAACAGAGAACTTTGATACAGTGGCGGATGCCTTAAGGGATGCAGGATACACATTGCTAGAAGCAGATATTCAATATTTGCCATCTATCGAA is a window encoding:
- a CDS encoding fructose bisphosphate aldolase, coding for MKERLEKMRNGKGFIAALDQSGGSTPKALKLYGIDESEYSNDAEMFDLIHKMRTRIIKSPAFNDTKILGAILFEQTMDRKIDGKYTANFLWEEKKVLPFLKVDKGLEELEDGVQIMKPMPELDELLKRANERHIFGTKMRSVIKKASQTGIEKVVDQQFEIANKIIAAGLVPIIEPEVDIHNVDKAECETILKNEIKKHLDKLPETSNVMLKVTLPTVENFYEDLTKHPRVVRVVALSGGYPREKANEILSKNKGVIASFSRALTEGLFAQQSDEEFNKTLKAAIEEIYAASIK
- a CDS encoding YebC/PmpR family DNA-binding transcriptional regulator, with protein sequence MGRHGTIAGRKEAQDKKRAASFTKLVRLITVAARGGENPEFNVALKHAIEKAKAINMPNDNINRAIKKGAGTDGSTAFETLNYEGYGPAGVAIIVEALTDNKNRTASSVKMAFDRNGGNLGVSGSVSYMFGRKGEIIIEKTDDIDEEALMEVALEAGMEDMETLEDSFYITTETENFDTVADALRDAGYTLLEADIQYLPSIEVDTLGEEDLQKLRKLIDTLENDDDVQKVHHNYAGEL